The Geoglobus acetivorans genome window below encodes:
- a CDS encoding molybdenum cofactor synthesis domain-containing protein — MRRLIEAEEAKRILSQVRIDYDVVELSILDAVGKVSAENVFSPINLPPFSRSLRDGYAVMSDDVFNATELTPVKLEVVGRINAGEDKRLRIEHGKAVEVATGAVMPENADSVVMVENTFQEGNVIFVKKAVSPKENVMLEGADVQQGELLLREGEIIDGIKAGLLAGAGIGAVRVKNMRIGIISTGDELVEPGKPLSPGKIYNVNSYTLYSEVKSLGAEPVLFGIVGDSRDELENSLIAAAERCHAIITSGSTSAGKGDLLYRIAENRGGMVFHGVRVKPGKPFFYAEFEGKPLFGLPGFPTSCLTIFREFVAEVMARNLGYRLKPKTMRGFVARRIYSEGRRELLPVFVAGNRIFPVEKGSGAITSLSEATAYLEIEEGEEIIEKGSEREVKLFGEVYDYVFGGLDVMDLIEVEGRVKRAYVKPELAALEFTRKNFDAVFFRGDDFSVEYGFAGRDGKVGAVAGYGIDADFMAKNHEQLINLLKTGIVDGAYILKPFADKHGVEIEIVGEVSLGFRAIEKLEGTIRRQIDLLTK; from the coding sequence ATGAGGCGGTTGATTGAGGCTGAGGAGGCAAAGAGAATTCTTTCACAGGTCAGAATAGATTACGATGTTGTGGAGCTTTCAATTCTGGATGCGGTTGGAAAGGTTTCAGCTGAGAACGTGTTTTCCCCCATAAACCTTCCTCCTTTCAGCAGATCTCTGAGGGATGGTTATGCGGTCATGAGCGACGATGTTTTCAATGCAACCGAACTGACTCCCGTAAAACTCGAAGTTGTGGGCAGGATCAATGCCGGTGAGGACAAAAGGTTAAGGATTGAGCATGGTAAGGCTGTGGAGGTTGCGACCGGGGCAGTTATGCCCGAAAATGCGGATTCGGTCGTGATGGTGGAAAACACATTTCAGGAAGGGAACGTGATTTTCGTAAAAAAGGCTGTCTCTCCTAAGGAGAATGTCATGCTTGAGGGGGCAGACGTCCAGCAGGGAGAACTTCTGCTGCGAGAGGGAGAGATTATTGACGGAATTAAGGCGGGCTTGCTTGCAGGTGCTGGGATTGGGGCTGTAAGAGTAAAGAACATGAGAATCGGAATAATATCGACGGGAGATGAGCTGGTTGAACCTGGAAAACCGCTCTCTCCGGGAAAAATTTACAACGTGAACAGTTACACGCTCTACAGTGAGGTGAAATCCCTCGGAGCAGAACCGGTCCTTTTCGGGATTGTGGGAGATTCGAGGGACGAGCTTGAGAACTCTTTAATTGCTGCCGCTGAGAGATGTCATGCGATAATCACCTCCGGCTCCACCTCGGCCGGAAAGGGGGATCTGCTTTACAGAATTGCCGAAAATCGTGGCGGGATGGTTTTTCACGGCGTGAGGGTTAAGCCGGGCAAGCCATTTTTCTATGCAGAATTTGAGGGCAAACCCCTGTTTGGCCTGCCCGGGTTCCCCACCTCGTGCCTGACGATCTTCAGGGAGTTTGTAGCTGAGGTTATGGCCAGAAATCTGGGCTACCGGCTTAAGCCAAAAACGATGCGGGGGTTTGTGGCCAGGAGGATTTACTCCGAGGGTAGAAGAGAGCTTTTGCCTGTTTTTGTAGCAGGAAACAGAATTTTCCCTGTGGAGAAAGGTTCGGGAGCGATAACTTCGCTAAGCGAGGCGACAGCCTATCTCGAGATTGAGGAGGGCGAAGAAATCATTGAGAAAGGATCAGAGAGGGAGGTAAAGCTTTTTGGAGAAGTATATGACTACGTTTTCGGCGGACTGGATGTGATGGACCTGATTGAGGTTGAGGGCAGGGTTAAAAGAGCTTACGTGAAGCCGGAGCTTGCCGCACTCGAATTTACAAGGAAGAATTTTGATGCCGTCTTTTTCAGAGGTGATGACTTCTCGGTTGAGTATGGTTTTGCGGGCAGGGATGGTAAAGTGGGGGCGGTAGCCGGTTACGGAATAGATGCCGATTTCATGGCGAAAAATCATGAGCAGCTGATAAATCTGCTGAAAACGGGAATTGTGGATGGGGCATACATTCTGAAACCCTTTGCGGATAAGCATGGCGTTGAGATTGAAATCGTTGGAGAGGTGAGTTTGGGGTTCAGAGCGATCGAGAAACTGGAGGGAACCATAAGGCGTCAGATCGACCTTCTCACGAAATAA
- the purL gene encoding phosphoribosylformylglycinamidine synthase subunit PurL, producing MYRLIHPEPEVYEIDVLNADDSQLERISNDLGLNLNLDEMHRVKGYFAEKGRNPTDIELQSIAQAWSEHCCYKSSKYYLKKYLLGYRPDYVLSTTDDAGVVEFDENYAYVIGFESHNHPSAIEPYGGAATGIGGILRDVVCMGAQPVALIDPLFFGEPDTAHENLPKGTKHPLYLVSGVVAGIRDYGNRVGIPTVSGMVFFDNSYLTNCLVNVGCIGIARKDRVIPSRVGGKGEVIILAGGATGRDGIHGVTFASAELDETSEETSRSAVQLGNPIMKEPLMHACLEIVEKGLVSGMKDLGGGGLSGAVGEMSLAGNCGAKVWLDKVHLKEEGMKPWEIWVSESQERMLLSIKPQHVDEVLHIFAKWDVPARIIGVTTDDKKMRVYWGDRLIYDMDIEFVSKGPEYCRTYVAKEPEKEFGDEIRDVGNHESLILEMLSHPNVASKEWVIRQYDHEVRAGTALKPLQGILGHEGHGDAAVIKPTESFRGIAVTADVNPWMTAVDPFWGSASSFDEMVRNLVAVNSRPHSFVDCLNFGNPEKPDRMGEFVESVKALGWMSKEFGMPVVSGNVSFYNETPYGAIAPTPSLIGVGIVEDVRKAVTADFKKEGSVIILVGDTEKEFGGSLYSKITGMQSPRVPRTDPAKLRKYVNAMLEAFSKFKIRACHDVSTGGVAVALAEMAFSGQVGFQVELGNYIELFSESNTRWIVESDEELVEFLQGKGVSAKVIGYTGGDALDYGIASVDFDRAEKAWREGFSKYMG from the coding sequence ATGTACAGACTGATACATCCTGAACCTGAGGTTTATGAAATTGATGTACTGAATGCGGACGATTCCCAGCTTGAGAGAATAAGCAATGATCTTGGACTGAATTTAAATCTGGACGAGATGCACAGGGTTAAGGGTTATTTTGCTGAGAAGGGAAGAAATCCAACCGACATAGAGCTTCAATCTATCGCCCAGGCGTGGAGCGAGCATTGCTGTTATAAAAGCTCCAAGTACTACCTCAAAAAGTATCTGCTCGGTTACAGGCCTGATTATGTCCTCTCCACAACAGACGATGCGGGTGTGGTTGAATTCGACGAGAATTACGCTTATGTGATTGGTTTCGAGAGCCACAACCATCCATCTGCGATTGAGCCGTACGGTGGAGCTGCTACCGGAATTGGCGGGATTCTGAGAGATGTTGTTTGCATGGGTGCTCAGCCCGTTGCGCTCATCGATCCGCTCTTTTTTGGCGAACCTGACACAGCGCATGAAAACCTCCCGAAAGGGACGAAGCACCCCCTGTATCTTGTCTCCGGTGTTGTTGCCGGAATCAGGGATTACGGTAACAGGGTTGGAATTCCCACGGTTTCGGGAATGGTGTTTTTTGATAACAGCTATCTCACAAACTGTCTCGTTAACGTTGGCTGCATTGGAATTGCGAGAAAGGACAGAGTAATTCCCAGCAGGGTTGGAGGTAAGGGAGAGGTCATAATCCTGGCAGGTGGGGCAACCGGGAGAGATGGGATTCACGGTGTAACATTTGCGAGTGCTGAGCTGGATGAGACGAGTGAGGAAACCTCCAGAAGCGCAGTGCAGCTCGGAAATCCCATAATGAAGGAGCCATTGATGCATGCATGCCTTGAAATCGTTGAAAAGGGACTCGTGTCAGGAATGAAGGACCTCGGAGGAGGAGGGCTGAGCGGAGCAGTAGGAGAGATGAGCCTCGCTGGGAACTGCGGAGCAAAGGTCTGGCTTGACAAGGTTCACCTTAAGGAAGAGGGCATGAAGCCATGGGAGATCTGGGTGAGTGAGAGCCAGGAAAGGATGCTCCTCTCCATAAAACCGCAGCATGTTGATGAGGTTCTTCACATCTTTGCGAAATGGGATGTGCCGGCCAGAATAATTGGAGTTACGACCGATGATAAGAAGATGAGGGTTTACTGGGGAGACAGGCTGATATACGACATGGATATCGAATTCGTTTCAAAAGGACCAGAATACTGCAGAACCTATGTTGCAAAAGAGCCAGAAAAAGAGTTTGGAGATGAGATCAGAGATGTCGGGAATCATGAAAGTTTGATTCTGGAAATGCTCTCTCACCCCAACGTTGCAAGCAAGGAGTGGGTGATAAGGCAGTACGATCACGAGGTCAGGGCTGGGACGGCACTGAAACCACTTCAGGGCATTCTCGGACACGAGGGTCATGGTGATGCGGCCGTTATTAAGCCGACTGAGTCATTCAGGGGAATTGCGGTAACGGCTGATGTGAACCCGTGGATGACAGCCGTGGACCCGTTCTGGGGTTCGGCCAGCTCCTTCGACGAGATGGTGAGAAATCTGGTTGCGGTGAACAGCAGACCACACAGCTTTGTTGACTGCCTGAACTTCGGAAATCCTGAGAAGCCTGATAGAATGGGAGAGTTCGTTGAGAGCGTTAAGGCGCTGGGATGGATGTCGAAGGAGTTCGGTATGCCTGTTGTGAGCGGAAACGTGAGCTTCTACAATGAAACTCCTTACGGGGCAATAGCTCCGACTCCGTCACTGATCGGTGTCGGAATCGTGGAGGACGTGAGAAAGGCGGTGACTGCGGATTTCAAGAAAGAAGGCAGTGTGATCATCTTGGTTGGGGATACTGAGAAGGAATTCGGAGGGAGTCTGTATTCGAAGATAACAGGAATGCAGAGCCCGAGAGTGCCGAGGACCGATCCCGCGAAGCTCAGAAAATATGTGAATGCAATGCTCGAGGCATTCTCGAAATTCAAAATCAGGGCCTGTCATGACGTCTCTACAGGTGGTGTGGCGGTGGCCCTCGCGGAAATGGCGTTTTCGGGGCAGGTTGGCTTTCAGGTCGAGCTTGGGAATTACATAGAGCTTTTCAGCGAGAGCAATACTAGGTGGATTGTTGAGAGTGACGAGGAGCTGGTGGAATTTTTGCAGGGTAAAGGAGTTAGCGCGAAAGTCATCGGATACACGGGAGGGGATGCCCTTGATTACGGCATCGCCAGTGTGGATTTTGACAGAGCCGAGAAGGCGTGGAGAGAGGGCTTCTCAAAATACATGGGGTGA
- a CDS encoding DUF362 domain-containing protein: MILVRRVDSYDRVDKFVREAFELFKPEFEHEVILKPNFLKFSDPSEGCVTHPDVVKAVAGYLKNHGHDVIIAEGGFYREDADKCFDSFGLRDYGECINVNTQKLVELDVGGKALKTVEAGEIALKAMSAPFVSLPKMKVHTLATVTLGIKNNMGFLKKPASYMHVKINQKLADLLKILKPAFVIADGVIGGANSEMKTEPVNHGVMVAGDNVIEVDAACAYLMGFEPEKIGHIRKAAEESGVNLKNIEVRGDDIESLRVNYKRNFLGRIAGHLAW; encoded by the coding sequence ATGATACTCGTCAGGAGGGTGGATAGCTATGACAGGGTGGATAAATTCGTCAGAGAGGCCTTTGAACTCTTTAAACCCGAGTTTGAGCATGAAGTCATACTCAAGCCGAACTTTTTGAAGTTCAGCGATCCATCAGAGGGGTGTGTAACCCATCCCGATGTCGTTAAGGCTGTTGCAGGGTATTTAAAAAATCATGGACACGATGTGATCATTGCCGAGGGTGGCTTTTACAGGGAGGATGCGGATAAGTGCTTCGATTCTTTCGGTCTGAGAGATTACGGGGAGTGCATAAACGTAAACACGCAGAAGCTCGTAGAGCTTGATGTGGGTGGGAAGGCTCTCAAAACCGTTGAAGCCGGAGAGATTGCTTTAAAAGCCATGAGTGCGCCGTTTGTGAGCCTCCCCAAAATGAAGGTTCACACTCTTGCAACTGTAACTCTCGGAATAAAGAACAACATGGGCTTTTTGAAGAAACCAGCCTCGTACATGCACGTGAAAATAAATCAGAAGCTGGCAGATCTGCTGAAAATTCTCAAACCGGCATTTGTAATCGCTGATGGTGTCATAGGTGGTGCTAACAGCGAGATGAAAACCGAGCCTGTAAATCACGGCGTTATGGTTGCGGGAGACAACGTTATTGAGGTTGATGCTGCCTGTGCGTACCTCATGGGCTTCGAGCCGGAAAAGATCGGCCATATAAGAAAGGCGGCAGAGGAATCTGGAGTAAACCTGAAAAATATAGAAGTTCGGGGGGACGATATTGAGAGTCTCAGGGTGAACTATAAAAGGAACTTTCTGGGACGGATAGCAGGGCATTTGGCGTGGTGA
- the purS gene encoding phosphoribosylformylglycinamidine synthase subunit PurS → MKFTADVIISLKKGVIDPEGEATKKALNLLGFRNVSRVESMKIFRIELSAKTKEDAEDMLKEMCDRLLANPVIQDYSIRWVE, encoded by the coding sequence ATGAAATTCACTGCAGATGTCATTATAAGCCTGAAAAAAGGGGTAATCGACCCTGAGGGAGAGGCAACGAAAAAAGCGCTCAATCTTCTCGGTTTCAGAAACGTGAGCAGGGTTGAATCCATGAAAATCTTCAGGATTGAGCTTTCTGCCAAAACAAAAGAAGATGCTGAGGACATGCTTAAAGAGATGTGTGACAGGCTGCTCGCTAACCCCGTAATTCAGGACTACTCCATAAGGTGGGTAGAGTGA
- the purQ gene encoding phosphoribosylformylglycinamidine synthase subunit PurQ, with the protein MDREEIRVAVLRIEGTNCEDETVSAFRALGVEAEAVHLKQFYSDMIGDDEARNIWDYSAVVFPGGFSAGDYVRAGAIFSARIKSKLRHDLELFIKEGYAVLGICNGFQILVELGALPGFDEDRPVADKPEMALAINDSSRFECRQSYLKHENSGKCIFTKLYRKNEVVVFPVAHAEGKVTFPVGKEEEYLQQLEENDQVVFRYVDGQGNYAGYPWNPNGSYSNIAGICNVKGNVFGLMPHPERVIHPWQHSDWARKRRDEGDGLRVFKSVIEYLERF; encoded by the coding sequence ATGGACAGGGAGGAGATAAGAGTTGCAGTGCTGAGAATTGAGGGGACGAACTGTGAGGACGAGACTGTGAGCGCATTCAGGGCACTGGGAGTTGAGGCTGAGGCGGTCCACCTCAAGCAGTTTTACAGCGACATGATAGGAGATGACGAGGCGAGAAATATATGGGATTACTCGGCAGTGGTTTTTCCGGGTGGATTCTCTGCTGGAGATTATGTCCGGGCCGGAGCAATTTTCTCTGCAAGAATAAAAAGCAAGCTGAGACACGATCTCGAGCTTTTCATAAAGGAGGGCTATGCTGTCCTAGGTATATGCAACGGATTTCAGATACTTGTGGAGCTTGGCGCGCTCCCTGGTTTTGACGAGGACAGGCCGGTGGCGGATAAACCCGAAATGGCTCTTGCAATAAACGATTCGAGCAGGTTTGAGTGCAGGCAGAGCTACCTGAAACACGAAAATTCAGGAAAATGCATTTTCACAAAGCTTTACCGCAAAAATGAGGTTGTCGTGTTCCCTGTTGCTCATGCCGAGGGCAAGGTTACGTTCCCCGTTGGAAAGGAGGAAGAGTACCTCCAGCAGCTTGAGGAGAACGATCAGGTGGTCTTCAGATACGTTGATGGTCAGGGGAATTATGCTGGCTATCCCTGGAATCCCAACGGGAGCTATTCGAACATAGCCGGAATATGCAACGTTAAGGGTAACGTTTTCGGATTGATGCCCCACCCGGAGAGGGTAATTCACCCCTGGCAGCACTCTGACTGGGCAAGAAAGCGGAGGGACGAGGGAGATGGACTTAGGGTTTTCAAGAGCGTCATTGAATACCTTGAGAGGTTTTAA
- a CDS encoding aconitase/3-isopropylmalate dehydratase large subunit family protein — MGKTITEKIFSMASGKDVKSGEYVFAKIDRAMIHDITGPLAVKAFREIAGENGKVWDSSKIIMAFDHQAPADSVVAAENQKMLRIFAGEQNILNYDIKEGIAHQIMVEKGHVLPGMLVVGADSHTCMYGALGAFSTGIGSTDMGAVFALGKLWFKVPETIRFEVNGTLPHRVYSKDIVLKIIGMIGADGANYKAAEFAGTTIEKMEMSQRFTITNMAIEMGAKTGIIEPDAETERYLRNIGVEGKLEDWEWLRSDEDSDYFRRIELDVSDLEPQVALPHSVDNVKPVSEVEGIKADQVFIGSCTNGRYGDLKIAAEILEGEQVASGTRLIVIPASRSIYMKALREGLIDTFVDAGAVVEFPSCGPCMGGSFGLIAGGETSISTSNRNFIGRQGSPEGRVYLVSPATAAATAIYGQITDPRKV; from the coding sequence ATGGGTAAGACCATCACCGAAAAAATATTCTCTATGGCCTCCGGGAAGGATGTGAAATCGGGAGAATACGTTTTTGCGAAAATAGACAGAGCAATGATTCATGATATAACCGGACCCCTTGCCGTAAAGGCTTTCAGGGAAATTGCTGGTGAGAATGGGAAGGTCTGGGACAGCTCAAAAATCATCATGGCGTTTGACCATCAGGCTCCTGCCGATAGTGTTGTTGCAGCCGAAAATCAGAAAATGCTGAGGATATTTGCCGGAGAGCAGAACATTCTGAATTATGACATTAAGGAGGGAATTGCTCACCAGATTATGGTTGAAAAAGGCCACGTTCTTCCGGGAATGCTTGTGGTTGGGGCTGACAGCCATACCTGCATGTATGGCGCCCTTGGGGCGTTTTCAACCGGTATAGGCTCCACTGACATGGGTGCGGTATTCGCTCTTGGCAAGCTCTGGTTCAAGGTGCCTGAGACGATCAGGTTTGAGGTCAATGGAACTCTGCCTCACAGGGTTTACAGCAAGGACATTGTGCTGAAGATAATCGGCATGATTGGTGCAGATGGTGCGAATTACAAAGCCGCCGAATTCGCAGGCACGACCATTGAGAAGATGGAGATGTCCCAGCGCTTCACAATCACTAACATGGCGATAGAAATGGGTGCAAAAACGGGCATAATCGAGCCCGATGCTGAGACTGAGAGGTATTTAAGGAACATTGGAGTTGAAGGAAAGCTCGAGGACTGGGAGTGGCTGAGAAGTGATGAGGATTCAGATTACTTCAGAAGAATCGAGCTTGATGTGAGCGATCTTGAGCCTCAGGTTGCTCTGCCCCACTCGGTCGACAACGTTAAACCCGTGAGTGAGGTTGAGGGAATAAAGGCCGATCAAGTCTTTATAGGCTCATGCACCAATGGCAGATATGGGGATCTGAAAATAGCTGCCGAGATTCTGGAAGGCGAGCAGGTTGCAAGCGGAACGAGGCTCATAGTGATTCCAGCTTCGAGATCGATTTACATGAAGGCTCTGAGGGAGGGGCTGATTGACACATTCGTTGATGCTGGAGCGGTTGTGGAATTTCCGAGCTGCGGCCCGTGCATGGGTGGGAGCTTCGGTCTGATTGCCGGAGGGGAGACGAGCATTTCTACATCGAACAGAAACTTCATAGGAAGGCAGGGCAGTCCTGAGGGCAGGGTGTATCTTGTCTCTCCCGCCACTGCAGCAGCAACAGCGATTTATGGCCAGATAACAGATCCGAGAAAAGTTTGA
- a CDS encoding replication protein A produces MSRAEKLTDQILERIKGKDVKVKREDILRRMKLLIEEFKVPESEAVRTIMNYLVREYGIPREELFDRDSPLVKIADISKVNQWVSLKAKVVQLWDSNSPNVSQVGLIGDETGIVKFVVWAKASQPEVEEGKSYIFRNVVTDSFQGRMQINVTRTSRIEEIDEDIQLPPREIEVVGSMVAIQQNSGLVKRCNECGRVLNKGVCHQHGKVEGYDDLRIKAVIDDGENVYEIILNEENIRELTGIGLEDALKIAHETLDRNAVLLELKNMLLGRYFRVKGLRGGRYLLVKEISVHKPKADDFNEILEALA; encoded by the coding sequence ATGAGTCGTGCAGAAAAACTTACAGACCAGATTCTTGAGAGAATTAAGGGTAAAGACGTTAAGGTGAAGAGGGAAGACATTCTCAGAAGGATGAAACTTCTCATTGAGGAATTCAAGGTTCCGGAAAGTGAGGCAGTAAGGACTATAATGAACTATCTGGTCAGAGAATATGGAATTCCCAGGGAAGAGCTTTTCGATAGAGACAGTCCTCTCGTAAAAATTGCCGACATTTCAAAGGTTAACCAGTGGGTCAGCCTCAAGGCCAAGGTTGTTCAGCTCTGGGATTCCAATTCTCCAAACGTCTCGCAGGTCGGTCTGATTGGCGATGAAACGGGAATTGTGAAGTTTGTCGTGTGGGCGAAGGCCAGTCAGCCCGAGGTTGAGGAGGGAAAGAGCTACATTTTCAGAAACGTCGTTACTGATAGCTTTCAGGGGAGGATGCAGATAAATGTAACGAGGACAAGCAGAATTGAGGAGATCGATGAGGACATCCAGCTACCTCCAAGGGAGATCGAAGTAGTCGGATCGATGGTGGCGATCCAGCAGAACAGTGGACTTGTCAAGAGATGCAATGAGTGCGGAAGGGTGCTGAACAAGGGCGTGTGCCATCAGCATGGAAAGGTTGAGGGTTACGATGACCTCAGGATCAAAGCCGTGATCGATGACGGTGAGAACGTTTATGAGATAATTTTAAACGAGGAAAACATTAGGGAGCTTACCGGGATTGGGCTTGAGGATGCTTTGAAGATAGCACACGAGACCCTCGACAGGAATGCAGTTCTTTTGGAGCTTAAAAATATGCTTCTGGGGAGGTACTTCAGGGTAAAAGGACTTAGAGGAGGCAGATATTTGCTTGTCAAGGAAATTTCGGTTCACAAACCAAAGGCTGATGATTTTAATGAGATTCTGGAGGCATTGGCATGA
- a CDS encoding GNAT family N-acetyltransferase has product MQKKMLTPKGRVIRIRPLNENDLDSLIKMYTTLSDSTLKYMRAERFTEEEVREMFQKVDFERVYSIVAEEKDFGIVGELRIIMHETGSGEIGFVVHDEFQYQGIGQSLVRAAIEFARKEGIKKLIAFINENNACSIHIFRKYGFEVEKRFGPEYHLMGKEEAVLKLALRLN; this is encoded by the coding sequence ATGCAGAAAAAGATGCTCACACCGAAAGGCAGGGTAATCAGAATCAGACCCCTGAATGAAAACGATCTGGATTCTCTGATCAAAATGTACACAACTCTGTCAGACTCAACGCTGAAATACATGAGGGCTGAAAGATTTACGGAAGAAGAGGTCAGAGAGATGTTCCAGAAGGTTGATTTTGAGAGGGTCTATTCAATAGTGGCCGAGGAAAAGGATTTCGGAATTGTCGGAGAGCTCAGAATAATCATGCATGAGACCGGTTCCGGAGAGATTGGCTTCGTTGTGCATGACGAATTCCAGTACCAGGGAATAGGCCAGAGTCTCGTGAGAGCAGCAATTGAGTTTGCCAGGAAAGAGGGTATAAAGAAGCTCATAGCGTTCATAAACGAGAACAACGCATGCAGCATACACATCTTCCGGAAATACGGTTTCGAGGTCGAAAAGCGGTTTGGGCCGGAATATCACCTGATGGGCAAGGAGGAGGCAGTCCTAAAGCTGGCTCTCAGGCTCAACTGA
- a CDS encoding phospholipase D-like domain-containing protein, with amino-acid sequence MLNDYNRNREVEEFLNSIPNVSAKIVRSPEFDELHGKYLITEGKVLITSANFNKYGLKLNREIAVVIESDEVSRFMKDVFEGDWERRAEINPILSLSLLGLTLLIAFYFVRRSI; translated from the coding sequence ATGCTGAACGATTACAATAGAAACAGAGAGGTTGAAGAGTTTCTGAACAGCATTCCAAACGTTTCAGCCAAAATCGTGAGGTCTCCCGAGTTCGACGAGCTACATGGCAAGTACCTGATTACTGAAGGAAAGGTTCTGATTACCTCTGCAAATTTCAACAAGTACGGATTGAAGCTCAACAGGGAAATTGCGGTAGTAATAGAGAGCGATGAAGTTAGCAGGTTCATGAAAGACGTTTTTGAGGGCGACTGGGAAAGGAGAGCCGAGATTAACCCAATATTGTCACTCTCGCTTCTTGGTCTCACGCTCCTGATTGCGTTTTATTTCGTGAGAAGGTCGATCTGA
- a CDS encoding aminotransferase class I/II-fold pyridoxal phosphate-dependent enzyme, protein MAAERVREISTSLIRRMFEIVERAKREGKDVINLSIGEPDFSTPAELIDLAHEYMRKGYTHYTPNLGLEELREVIAERYGVEKDEVMVTVGASEALLNASLAFIEQGSDVLIHTPSFLSYFTYARLGMGNIVEISTFSDFRLNPDDVAEKLSGNTSLMFLNFPTNPTGAVLGQKELDAVHQALDGRAVIVSDEVYDRIYYDKKPGTLAGYENAVVVNAFSKTLAMTGWRIGFVIADRDLLDEMLKVHQVNGVCAPAFAQKAVADFMADGKDREFVEGMVREFRKRRDFVVSRLKRHFDVVEPQGAFYVFAKAYSGFIEDVLLEKGVALTPGNAFGSGLEDYFRLSYATSMENLEKAMDRIDEFMEEKKY, encoded by the coding sequence ATGGCGGCTGAAAGAGTTAGGGAAATCTCGACATCTCTCATAAGGAGGATGTTTGAGATTGTGGAAAGGGCTAAAAGGGAAGGAAAGGATGTCATAAATCTCAGCATTGGTGAACCGGACTTTTCAACGCCTGCTGAGCTTATTGACCTCGCACATGAGTACATGAGAAAGGGTTACACGCACTACACACCCAATCTGGGCTTAGAGGAGCTTAGGGAAGTCATTGCTGAGCGATATGGGGTGGAAAAGGATGAGGTGATGGTTACCGTTGGTGCGAGTGAAGCATTGCTCAACGCATCCCTCGCCTTCATAGAGCAGGGATCAGACGTTCTGATACACACACCGTCGTTCCTCTCTTACTTCACGTACGCCAGGCTTGGCATGGGAAATATTGTGGAAATCAGCACTTTTTCGGATTTCAGGCTCAATCCTGATGATGTGGCAGAAAAGCTATCCGGTAACACCTCTTTAATGTTTCTGAACTTTCCCACCAATCCAACGGGTGCTGTGCTTGGTCAGAAAGAGCTTGATGCTGTCCATCAGGCGCTGGATGGAAGGGCAGTTATTGTGAGTGATGAGGTTTACGACAGGATTTACTACGATAAAAAGCCGGGAACCCTTGCGGGCTACGAGAACGCAGTTGTTGTCAATGCATTCTCCAAAACGCTTGCAATGACCGGCTGGAGAATTGGGTTTGTTATCGCTGACAGAGATCTGCTGGATGAAATGCTTAAAGTCCATCAGGTGAACGGTGTCTGTGCCCCGGCATTCGCCCAGAAGGCTGTTGCGGATTTCATGGCCGATGGTAAGGACAGAGAATTCGTGGAAGGCATGGTGAGGGAATTCAGAAAGAGAAGGGACTTTGTTGTTTCCAGGCTCAAAAGGCATTTTGATGTTGTTGAGCCGCAGGGCGCATTCTATGTGTTCGCAAAAGCATATAGCGGTTTCATTGAGGACGTTCTGCTCGAAAAGGGCGTGGCTTTGACTCCTGGAAATGCATTTGGTTCCGGACTTGAAGACTACTTCAGGCTTAGCTACGCAACATCCATGGAGAATCTGGAAAAGGCGATGGACAGAATTGATGAATTCATGGAAGAAAAGAAATACTGA